Genomic DNA from Modestobacter versicolor:
TGCTCTGCCTGGCCCTGGTCGCCGCCGCCCTGTCCCAGACCGGGCTGCTGGCCGGCTCCGCCGCACTCGCCCTGCTCGTCGGCGCCTGGGCGGTGGGCGGGCTGGGGATGGGGCTGGGGTACACGCGCCTGTCCGCACGGTCCTTCGACGACCTCGCGCCCGAGCAGGTGTCCACGGTCGCCACCGCGGTGGCCTTCGCCGAGACCACCGCGGTGGCGCTCGGCTCGCTGCTGGGCGCGGGCACGTACTCGTTGGCCACCAGCGCGGGAGCGGGCGACCGCCCCGCGATCGGCGCCGCCTTCGGGCTCGCCGCGCTGGTCGCAGTGGGCGCCGGACTGGTCACCCGCAGGCCCCGCTGACCCGGCGGCGGCCTCGACCGGGACCCCGGTCCGGGCGGACGACGGGCGCGGAGCACCCAGCCCTGCCTCAGGCGGACGGGGCGGGCACGGTCAGGACGGCGTTGCCCCGGACCTCCCTCGCCAGCAGCGCACGCAGGACCTCCGGGGTGGCCCGCCAGTCGCGGACGCGATCGACCTCCGGGTGCAACCTGCCGCCGGCGACCAGGCGGACCAGGGTCGCCAGGTCGAGGGCGTCGGGGACGTCGCCGTCCGAGGCATCGAACTTGCGCAGCGTGCCGCTGGCGCCACCACGCCAGTCGAAGAAGTCGAGCTGGGCCGGCTCGCGGCTCGCCTGACCGAACCAGACGAGCAGACCACGCTGGGCGAGCCGGCTCCAGGCCTGGCCGAGGACGGCCCCACCCACCGACTCGGCCACGACGTCGTAGGGACCGTTCCCGTCCTCGACGCTCGTCAGCAGCTCGTGCGCACCGAGCTCCAGCAGCCTCCGGCCACGTGCGGGAGTCGACACCACGGCGCTGACCACGGCCCCCTGGGCGGCCGCGAGCTCGACGAAGTAGTGACCGACTCCCCCCGCAGCGCCGGTGATGAGCACCCGCCTGCCGGCCAGCGGGCCCATCGTGCGGAGCAGGCGCAGCGCCGTCAGGCCGGCCAGCGGGAGCGCTGCGGCGACGGTGGGCTCCAGGTCCGGGGGCAGTTCGCTGACCGCGTCCACGGGCACGGCCACCTGCTCGGCCCAGCCGCCCTGCGCGGGGTGCCCGACCACGCGCCGGCCGACCGGCGGGCCCGATCCGTCAGAGGCCGCCTGCACGACCGTGCCGGCCACGTCCCGCCCCGGTCGCCACCCGGGCCGCGGCGCCTCGAGCAGGAAGGTCTCACCGCGGTTCACCGAGTAGGCCGCCACCTGCACGACCACCTCGGAGGGCCCGGGCCGCGGCGCGTCGACCTCGGTCAGTGCGATCGGGTCGTCGGCGCCCTCGGTGGGTGTCCAGGCGAGCATCTCGTCCTCCAGCGTCCTGGCCCGGACGGGGTGTCCGCGCGCAGCACCGACGCTAGGGAGCCCTGGTCACCGCGAGGAAGAAGGCACTGCACAGTGGTATAGGTACCTCATGGATACCGACCCGGCAGCGGCACCCGCGTGGAACGTGCTCGACGAGCGGTGCCCGACCCGGCAGGTGCTCGGCCGGATCGGTGAGAAGTGGACGATGCTGGTCGTCACCGCGCTGACCGACGAGCCCGTCCTGCGGTTCAGCGAGCTGCGTCGCCGGGTCGGCGGGGTCACCCAGAAGATGCTGACCCAGACGCTGCGCGCCCTGGAGCGCGACGGTCTGGTGAGCAGGACCGTGTACCCGACGGTGCCGGTGACCGTCGAGTACCGCCTGACCGACCTGGGGCAGGAACTGGGCGCGACAGTGCAGGTCGTCCGGACGTGGGCGTACGCGAACATCGAGCGCGTGCAGGAGGCCCGGACCGCGTTCGACGCGGCCCGGGCCTGACCGCCCGGTCCCGTCCCGCCTCAGACGGCGGGAGCCCCCAGCGCGTCGGCCACCCGGTGGTGGACGGCGGCGTCCGCTGCCCGGCTCTGCCGCTCCAGCGTGCGGGCCAGCGCGCGGCGCGCCCAGGCGTTGGCCGGGGCCAGCTGCACCAGCCGGGTCAGCGCCTCCTCGGCGCGGTTGAGCTGCGCGGACCCGAAGTAGCTGCGGGCCAGCAGCTCGAGCGCGGCCTGGTTCTCCGGCTCGGCGGTGAGCACCGCCGTCAGGATCTTGGCGGCCTCGGTGGGCTGGCCCATGGCCAGGAACAGGTCGGCGCGGAGGTACTCGGAGTGCAGGTCGATCTCGTGCGGCGTGGTCATGACGCTCCTTCCACCGCCGGTCAACAGCACCGGACCGCGGACATTCCCGCCACGGAATGCAGTCGTCGCGTCACGCAACGGAACGAGAAAGGACGTGTGCCATCGAGTTGGGTTGCACACAACGGGTAGGAGATCGCCGCCGGATGCCGCCCCGGCCCGGCGCCCGACTCCTCCCCCGGAGTTCCTGACATGTCCCACGCCCTGCACCTGCCCAGCTGGTCCCACTCCGCCCAGGACGAGCCCGGCCTGGTCAACTCCGTCCACCGGGTCGGCGCGATCGTCGTCGCCACCGTCATCGCCGCCTTCGGCGTCCTGGGCCTGGTCGACGGCCTGGACTACTTCTCCACCGACGGCGAGCGGATCGCCGGCCTGTCCTCCAACGGCCTGCTGTCGACCATCTCGCTGCTCACCGCCGCGGTGCTCGTCGCCGCCGCGCTGCGCAGCTCCCGGGTCGCCTCCACGACGATGCTGGTCATCGGCGTGCTCTTCCTGGTCTCCGCGCTGGCGAACCTGGCCGTGCTGGAGACCGAGGTGAACTTCCTCGCCTTCTCGATGGCCAACGTCATCTTCTCGATCGTCGCCGGCCTGGTGCTGCTGACCCTCGGCGCCTACGGCCGGGTCAGCGGGAACCTGCCCGACGACAGCCCCTACCGCGCCGAGGGCGGCGCCGTCCCGGACGACGAGGACACCAGCCAGCAGCTGCCGGAGACCCCGGCCGAGCGGGCGGCCGAGCGGGCCATGCGCGCGGCCGAGCTGGCCGTCATCGAGCACCGGGCCACCGCGGACCAGCAGCGCCGGGTGGCGGCGATGGCCCGGGTGCGCACCCGGGGCGACCGCCGCGACGTGTGGATGTCCTTCGACCGCGCACCGCTGCGCTGAACCGAGCGGGCCGGCAGCACGTACGCCCGCGGGAAGTAGCCTCGCGGGCGCCATGTCATCTCCGCTGCCCTCCCCCGCTGCGCCGCCCCGCGAGCGGGCCGACGCCTGCCCGGGTGCGCTGCAGACGCACGCCGCGGCCGACGGCGGCCTGGCCCGGGTGCGGGTGCCCGGGGGCACGCTGACCGCCGCGCAGCTGCGCACGCTGGCCGCCGCCGCCCGCGAGCTCGGTGACGGGCACCTGGAGCTGACCAGCCGCGGCAACCTGCAGCTGCGCGCGCTGCCCGACGGCGCCGAGGTGGCGCTCGGCTCCCGGCTCGCCGGCGCCGGGCTGCTGCCCAGCGCCACCCACGAGCGGGTCCGCAACGTGCTGGCCAGCACCCTCACCGGGCGCACGGACGGCGGGCACGTCGACGTCCGCCCGTGGGTGCGCGCCTTCGACGCCGGGCTCTCCGGCGACCCGGGGCTCGCCGCGCTGCCCGGCCGGTTCCTGGCCACCCTGGACGACGGCCGCGGCGACGTGGCCGGGCTGGGCGGCGACGTCGGCCTGCTGGCGCTGTCGTCCGGGTCGGTCGCGCTCACCCTCGGCGGCGCCGACTCCGGCCTGCGCACCCACCCCGATCGCGCCGTCGCCCTCGCCCTCGCGGCCGCCCGCGCGTTCCTCGACGAGCGGACCGCCCAGGGCTCGACGGCCTGGCGGCTGGCCGAGCTCGCCGACGGCCCCGAGCTGGTGGCCGCCCGGCTGGGCGGGCCGGTCACCGCCGGCGCACCGCTCCCCGCCGCGCCGGTCACCGGGCCGGTCGGCGCCGCGGCCCAGCTCGACGGCCGCACGGCGCTGATCGGCGTCGTCCCGCTCGGCCGGCTCAGCGCCGACCAGGCCGACCTGCTCGCCCGCCTCGCGCCCGAGGTGCAGCTGACCCCGTGGCGCAGCGTCGTCGTCCCCGACCTGGCCGAGGACGCCGTGGACGACGCCGCGGTCGACCTGTACCGCACCGGCATCGTGTTCGACGAGGCCAGCCCGTGGCTGCAGGTCACGACCTGCGCCGGGCGGCCGGGCTGCGCGAGGTCGCTGGCCGACGTCCGCGCCGACGCCGTCACCGCCGTCACCACCCGGACGCTGCCCGCCGACGGCGCCCGCCAGCACTGGGTCGGCTGCGAGCGCCGCTGCGGCCGACCCCAGGGTCGGGTCGTCGACGTCGTCGCGACGCCCACCGGTTACCGGATCGAAGAGGACTGATGTACGAGTACGAGCACGACGGCGCCGAGATCTACCGGCAGTCCTTCGCCACGATCCGCGCCGAGGCCGACCTCTCCGGGCTACCGGCCGACATCGCGCAGGTGGCCGTGCGGATGGTCCACGCCTGCGGGCAGGTCGACCTGGTCTCCGACGTCGCCTTCTCCCCCGCCGTGGTCGAGCGCGCCCGCGAGGCCCTGGACGGCGGCGCCCCGGTGCTCTGCGACGCCCAGATGGTGGCCAGTGGCATCACCCGCCGGCGGCTGCCCAAGGACAACGACGTCGTCTGCACCCTCAACGACCCGCGGACGCCCGACCTCGCCCGGGAGCTGGGCACCACCCGCACGGCCGCGGCGATGCACCTGTGGGGCGACCGGCTGGACGGCGCCGTCGTCGCGATCGGCAACGCGCCCACCGCGCTGTTCCACCTGCTGGAGATGGTGCGCGACGGCGCTCCCCGCCCGGCCGCCGTCATCGGCATCCCGGTCGGCTTCATCGGGGCGGTGGAGTCGAAGGAGGCGCTGGCCGCGTCCGACCTGGAGTTCCTGGTCGTGCGCGGCCGCCGCGGTGGCAGCGCGATCACCGCCGCCGCGGTCAACGCCATCGCGAGCACCGTCGAATGACCGGGCGCCTCTACGGGGTCGGGCTCGGCCCCGGCGACCCGGAGCTGGTCACGGTCAAGGCCGCCCGGCTCATCGGCGCGGCCGACGTCGTCGCCTTCCACGCCGCCCAGCACGGCCGCTCGGTGGCCCGCGCGCTGGCCGCCCCCTACCTGCGCGAGGGCCAGGTCGAGGAGCTGCTGGTCTACCCGGTGACGACCGAGACCACCGATCACCCGGGCGGCTACCAGGGCGCGATCGACGAGTTCTACGAGGCCGCCGCCGCCCGGCTGGCCGCGCACCTGGAGGCCGGGCGGGACGTCGTCGTGCTGGCCGAGGGCGACCCGTTCTTCTACGGCTCCTACATGCACATGCACAAGCGGCTGGCGCACCGGTTCCCGACCGAGGTGGTGCCCGGCGTGACCAGCGTCAGCGGCGCCGCGGCGGTGCTCGGCCGGCCGCTGGTCGAGCGGGACGAGGTGCTCACGGTGCTGCCCGGCACGCTGCCCACCGACGAGCTGGCCGAGTGGCTGGCCACCACCGACTCGGCCGCGGTGATGAAGCTCGGGCGCACGTTCCGCAGCGTCCGGGATGCCTTCGACGCCGCCGGGGTGCTCGACCGTGCGTTCTACGTCGAGCGCGCCACCACCGCCCAGCAGCGCACGATGCCGCTGGCCGAGGTCGACCCGGACACCGTCCCGTACTTCTCCCTCGCGCTGCTGCCCAGCGAGCTGACCGGCGAGCTGCCCGGCCCCGAGCAGCCCAGCGAGGCGGAGCCGCGCACTGGTGAGGTCGTCGTCGTCGGGCTCGGTCCCGGGCAGCGCAGCTGGACGACACCGGAGGCCGCCGAGGCGCTCTCCCGCGCCGACGACCTGGTGGGCTACGGCCCGTACCTGGACCGGGTGCCGGCCAACCCGCGGCAGACCCGGCACCCCAGCGACAACCGGGTGGAGGCCGAGCGGGCCGCCGCGGCGCTGCGGCTGGCGCAGTCCGGACGGCGGGTGGCCGTGGTCTCCAGCGGCGACCCGGGGGTGTTCGCGATGGCCGCCGCCGTGCTCGAGGTGGCCGCCCAGCCGGAGTTCGCCGACGTCGAGGTGCGGGTGCTGCCCGGGCTCACCGCCGCGCAGGCCGTCGCCTCCCGGGTGGGTGCGCCGCTGGGGCACGACTTCGCGGTGATCTCGCTGTCCGACGTGCTCAAGCCGTGGGAGGTCGTGCTCGACCGGCTCCGGCACGCCGCCGCCGCGGACCTGGTCATCGCGTTGTACAACCCCCGGTCCAAGGCCCGGCCGCACCAGCTGGGCGAGGCGCACCAGGCGCTGCTGGAGGTCCGGAAGCCGGAGACCGTCGTCGTCGTCGGCCGGGACGTCGGCGGGCCGGAGGAGCAGGTCACCGTGACCACCCTCGGCGAGTTCGACCCGGACACCGTCGACATGCGCTGCCTGGTGCTCATCGGCTCCACCCAGACGCAGGTGACGACGACCGGGAAGGTCTTCACCAGCCGCCGCTACCCGGGATGAGCTGACAGCGGGAACACCGCGGGCTGGTTGCGGCTTGCACCGGAGCGTGCCCCGTCGAGAACTCGCCCGTCCGGCTGCCTTCTGGACGGTCGCGGTCCTGCTGGTGCTGATGCTCGCCGCGTCCGGGGTGCCCTCGCCGCTCTACCGGGTCTACGCCGAGGAGTTCGGCTTCGGCTCGGGCACGCTGACCGTCGTCTTCGCCGTCTACGCCTTCGC
This window encodes:
- a CDS encoding zinc-binding dehydrogenase, whose translation is MLAWTPTEGADDPIALTEVDAPRPGPSEVVVQVAAYSVNRGETFLLEAPRPGWRPGRDVAGTVVQAASDGSGPPVGRRVVGHPAQGGWAEQVAVPVDAVSELPPDLEPTVAAALPLAGLTALRLLRTMGPLAGRRVLITGAAGGVGHYFVELAAAQGAVVSAVVSTPARGRRLLELGAHELLTSVEDGNGPYDVVAESVGGAVLGQAWSRLAQRGLLVWFGQASREPAQLDFFDWRGGASGTLRKFDASDGDVPDALDLATLVRLVAGGRLHPEVDRVRDWRATPEVLRALLAREVRGNAVLTVPAPSA
- a CDS encoding winged helix-turn-helix transcriptional regulator, yielding MDTDPAAAPAWNVLDERCPTRQVLGRIGEKWTMLVVTALTDEPVLRFSELRRRVGGVTQKMLTQTLRALERDGLVSRTVYPTVPVTVEYRLTDLGQELGATVQVVRTWAYANIERVQEARTAFDAARA
- a CDS encoding tetratricopeptide repeat protein; protein product: MTTPHEIDLHSEYLRADLFLAMGQPTEAAKILTAVLTAEPENQAALELLARSYFGSAQLNRAEEALTRLVQLAPANAWARRALARTLERQSRAADAAVHHRVADALGAPAV
- a CDS encoding DUF4383 domain-containing protein, whose amino-acid sequence is MSHALHLPSWSHSAQDEPGLVNSVHRVGAIVVATVIAAFGVLGLVDGLDYFSTDGERIAGLSSNGLLSTISLLTAAVLVAAALRSSRVASTTMLVIGVLFLVSALANLAVLETEVNFLAFSMANVIFSIVAGLVLLTLGAYGRVSGNLPDDSPYRAEGGAVPDDEDTSQQLPETPAERAAERAMRAAELAVIEHRATADQQRRVAAMARVRTRGDRRDVWMSFDRAPLR
- a CDS encoding nitrite/sulfite reductase, with amino-acid sequence MSSPLPSPAAPPRERADACPGALQTHAAADGGLARVRVPGGTLTAAQLRTLAAAARELGDGHLELTSRGNLQLRALPDGAEVALGSRLAGAGLLPSATHERVRNVLASTLTGRTDGGHVDVRPWVRAFDAGLSGDPGLAALPGRFLATLDDGRGDVAGLGGDVGLLALSSGSVALTLGGADSGLRTHPDRAVALALAAARAFLDERTAQGSTAWRLAELADGPELVAARLGGPVTAGAPLPAAPVTGPVGAAAQLDGRTALIGVVPLGRLSADQADLLARLAPEVQLTPWRSVVVPDLAEDAVDDAAVDLYRTGIVFDEASPWLQVTTCAGRPGCARSLADVRADAVTAVTTRTLPADGARQHWVGCERRCGRPQGRVVDVVATPTGYRIEED
- a CDS encoding precorrin-8X methylmutase, which encodes MYEYEHDGAEIYRQSFATIRAEADLSGLPADIAQVAVRMVHACGQVDLVSDVAFSPAVVERAREALDGGAPVLCDAQMVASGITRRRLPKDNDVVCTLNDPRTPDLARELGTTRTAAAMHLWGDRLDGAVVAIGNAPTALFHLLEMVRDGAPRPAAVIGIPVGFIGAVESKEALAASDLEFLVVRGRRGGSAITAAAVNAIASTVE
- a CDS encoding precorrin-2 C(20)-methyltransferase; this encodes MTGRLYGVGLGPGDPELVTVKAARLIGAADVVAFHAAQHGRSVARALAAPYLREGQVEELLVYPVTTETTDHPGGYQGAIDEFYEAAAARLAAHLEAGRDVVVLAEGDPFFYGSYMHMHKRLAHRFPTEVVPGVTSVSGAAAVLGRPLVERDEVLTVLPGTLPTDELAEWLATTDSAAVMKLGRTFRSVRDAFDAAGVLDRAFYVERATTAQQRTMPLAEVDPDTVPYFSLALLPSELTGELPGPEQPSEAEPRTGEVVVVGLGPGQRSWTTPEAAEALSRADDLVGYGPYLDRVPANPRQTRHPSDNRVEAERAAAALRLAQSGRRVAVVSSGDPGVFAMAAAVLEVAAQPEFADVEVRVLPGLTAAQAVASRVGAPLGHDFAVISLSDVLKPWEVVLDRLRHAAAADLVIALYNPRSKARPHQLGEAHQALLEVRKPETVVVVGRDVGGPEEQVTVTTLGEFDPDTVDMRCLVLIGSTQTQVTTTGKVFTSRRYPG